A stretch of Aerococcus urinaehominis DNA encodes these proteins:
- the cysK gene encoding cysteine synthase A — translation MTLINHLSELIGKTPLYKLPNPDSEYMADVYVKLEMFNIGGSVKDRIALNMIEAAEKRGDLKPGMTLVEATSGNTGIGIAMVGAWKGYQVIIVMPENASEERKQLVRAYGGQVVESPSEEGTIGARELSFKLLADHPDDYISLIQHDNFDNPAVHYQTTGPEIVADLGRVPDAFVAGVGTSGTISGVGKYLKEQSNEVRIVLLEALNSAVISGQKEPGQNKIAGMGAGFVPKILNRQAYDDIKVISNDQAYQMTRDLAKQGLLLGASSGANIYGALEVARELGPGKIVVTTAADNGERYLSTDLFN, via the coding sequence ATGACCCTAATTAATCATTTAAGTGAACTGATTGGCAAAACGCCGCTCTATAAATTACCAAATCCTGATTCTGAATATATGGCAGATGTCTATGTAAAGTTAGAAATGTTTAATATTGGTGGCTCCGTTAAAGACCGGATTGCCCTTAATATGATTGAAGCGGCAGAAAAGCGAGGAGATCTCAAACCGGGTATGACCCTGGTAGAAGCAACTTCGGGTAATACTGGGATTGGTATTGCTATGGTAGGTGCCTGGAAGGGCTACCAGGTCATAATTGTGATGCCAGAAAATGCTTCAGAAGAGCGGAAACAATTGGTAAGGGCCTATGGCGGACAAGTGGTTGAAAGTCCTAGTGAGGAAGGAACTATTGGGGCAAGAGAACTCTCCTTTAAGTTATTAGCAGACCATCCGGATGACTATATATCCCTCATTCAGCATGATAATTTTGATAACCCAGCCGTTCATTACCAAACAACAGGACCAGAAATTGTAGCTGATCTAGGCCGCGTGCCGGATGCCTTTGTTGCTGGGGTAGGTACTTCAGGCACTATTTCAGGGGTTGGTAAATATTTAAAAGAACAGAGTAATGAGGTGCGAATTGTCCTATTAGAAGCCCTTAATTCAGCTGTTATTTCTGGTCAAAAGGAACCTGGCCAAAATAAGATTGCTGGGATGGGAGCTGGTTTTGTACCGAAAATTCTTAACCGCCAAGCTTATGACGATATTAAGGTGATTTCTAACGACCAAGCCTACCAAATGACCAGAGATTTAGCCAAACAAGGTTTATTATTGGGCGCATCTTCAGGTGCTAATATCTACGGCGCTTTAGAAGTAGCTCGCGAACTAGGCCCAGGTAAAATTGTTGTTACGACAGCAGCCGACAATGGTGAACGCTATTTATCAACAGATTTGTTTAATTAA
- a CDS encoding sodium/glutamate symporter, translating into MHITLNLVQTIGLAIISLLVGKWLTSNISKLEEYSLPPAIVGGLAFALVNMVLRLTGLVTIELDTSLTMFFMVIYFTTIGFDASLKALSRAKQVVGRFLLLAVLAIFVQNILALILSKFFNIPGPVALLLGSPALVGGPGTAAAVSPSIAELGYTNASSVGVIAATLGIVLGSISGGPVAAAAVKKYDLSAANDRSSAMTMGNHPRQGRKKPLTGQRIALMVYLIFLVIFAGSYLTQIINASVSHFVDGISFPVYIGPMIVAAVVRNISDARPDPIVDDQAVAVTSDISLNLFLSLTMISLELWTIIDMALPMMAIIALEALATILFARFIVFKVMGQNYDAAVMTAGFLGFGMGSSSNAMACMRQITHEYGPSPLAFLAVSIVGTLFIDFINIFVIYGFIQWAA; encoded by the coding sequence ATGCATATTACACTCAATCTAGTCCAAACTATCGGGCTAGCGATTATTAGCTTGTTGGTCGGCAAGTGGTTGACCAGCAATATTTCCAAACTGGAGGAATACTCCCTGCCACCAGCGATTGTCGGCGGCTTGGCTTTTGCCCTGGTTAACATGGTTCTGCGCCTAACCGGCCTAGTCACTATCGAATTAGATACGTCACTGACTATGTTTTTCATGGTCATCTATTTTACAACAATTGGTTTTGATGCCAGTCTAAAGGCACTGTCTCGGGCCAAACAAGTAGTAGGACGCTTCCTTTTATTAGCCGTCTTAGCGATTTTTGTTCAAAATATATTAGCTTTAATTTTAAGCAAGTTCTTTAATATTCCTGGTCCCGTGGCCCTCTTGCTAGGATCGCCCGCCCTAGTTGGTGGTCCCGGTACAGCAGCTGCTGTTTCCCCTTCTATTGCAGAATTAGGCTATACAAATGCTAGTTCGGTTGGCGTCATCGCTGCTACCCTGGGAATTGTTTTAGGTTCGATTTCCGGCGGACCAGTTGCGGCAGCTGCTGTTAAAAAATATGACTTATCAGCAGCTAACGACCGATCTTCTGCCATGACCATGGGCAACCACCCCCGCCAAGGGCGTAAAAAACCTTTAACCGGTCAGCGGATTGCCCTCATGGTTTATCTGATTTTCCTAGTTATTTTTGCCGGCTCCTATCTGACACAAATAATCAATGCTAGCGTTAGTCACTTTGTGGATGGTATTAGCTTTCCAGTTTACATCGGTCCCATGATTGTCGCTGCTGTTGTTCGTAATATATCCGATGCGCGACCTGATCCAATCGTTGATGACCAGGCGGTCGCAGTGACATCAGATATTTCTCTCAATTTATTCCTTTCCTTAACCATGATTAGTCTGGAGCTGTGGACCATTATCGATATGGCGCTACCAATGATGGCAATCATTGCACTAGAAGCTCTGGCCACTATTCTATTTGCCCGCTTTATTGTCTTCAAGGTTATGGGACAAAATTATGACGCTGCCGTAATGACCGCTGGTTTCCTAGGCTTCGGTATGGGGTCTTCGTCTAATGCCATGGCCTGTATGCGCCAAATTACCCATGAATACGGTCCAAGTCCCTTAGCCTTTTTGGCTGTTTCAATTGTCGGCACCCTCTTTATTGATTTTATTAATATATTTGTCATCTATGGTTTTATCCAATGGGCGGCCTAA
- a CDS encoding YeiH family protein has protein sequence MVAFLTIIFLLISCYLALTIGAAFPLIGPSISAILIGAIVRHTPFYEKLDKGVTGFVASYFLKTGIVLLGLTLSMRLVGEVGFTVLLVLAAEVITSISVAVLVNRYFKLGDKLALLIGIGTAICGGSAIMATAPIMEAEDEDIAVSVTTMLIYSMAALLFLPLVGRALGYTDQLYGVLAGAAVNDTASVVATAFEWSDTSGQVATVVKLVRTLFIVPVSLGVIGYRFKQLQDQQATSKQQSAGVNWRDIVGLIPLFVVLFVVAVIIASIFQLPAALTAQISTVSKLFMTLALVTIGLGVHIKQIQAAGIKPVIMGGLCWTGVVAASAIVISLVY, from the coding sequence TTGGTCGCATTTTTAACCATTATTTTTCTATTAATTTCCTGTTACTTAGCTTTAACCATTGGGGCAGCCTTTCCTTTAATTGGCCCTTCTATATCAGCCATATTAATCGGGGCTATTGTCCGCCACACCCCCTTCTACGAAAAATTAGATAAAGGGGTGACTGGCTTTGTCGCTTCCTATTTCCTTAAAACCGGTATTGTCCTACTTGGCCTAACTTTATCCATGCGCTTGGTTGGTGAAGTGGGCTTCACTGTCCTACTCGTCCTGGCCGCCGAGGTCATCACGTCAATTTCCGTGGCTGTTTTAGTCAACCGTTACTTTAAATTAGGTGATAAATTGGCCCTTTTAATCGGTATTGGTACCGCTATTTGTGGGGGATCAGCCATTATGGCTACCGCCCCCATCATGGAAGCAGAGGATGAGGACATTGCCGTATCAGTGACGACCATGTTGATTTACTCCATGGCTGCCCTACTATTTTTACCCCTAGTGGGCCGGGCACTTGGTTATACTGACCAACTTTACGGGGTTCTAGCCGGTGCAGCTGTTAATGATACCGCTTCAGTAGTTGCTACTGCCTTTGAGTGGTCAGATACTTCTGGTCAAGTAGCTACAGTTGTTAAACTAGTTCGCACCCTCTTCATTGTGCCCGTTAGTCTAGGTGTCATTGGCTACCGTTTTAAACAATTACAAGACCAACAAGCCACCAGCAAGCAGCAATCAGCCGGGGTTAATTGGCGTGATATCGTCGGTCTTATACCCTTGTTTGTCGTTTTATTTGTTGTAGCGGTAATTATCGCTTCTATTTTCCAACTACCAGCAGCCCTGACAGCTCAAATTTCAACAGTTTCTAAACTCTTTATGACCCTAGCCCTGGTAACTATTGGATTGGGTGTTCATATTAAACAGATTCAAGCGGCAGGGATTAAACCTGTGATTATGGGCGGTTTATGCTGGACCGGTGTCGTCGCCGCATCAGCCATCGTGATTAGCCTCGTTTACTAA